One stretch of Chryseobacterium sp. LJ668 DNA includes these proteins:
- a CDS encoding M16 family metallopeptidase: MKKRLLSVAAAAFFGVMLNAQQIKFEEYDLPNGLHVILHQDNSAPVVTTGVMYHVGAKDEVIGRTGFAHFFEHLLFEGTPNIKRGEWFKIVSSNGGQNNANTTNDRTYYYETFPSNNEQLGLWMEAERLRHAEINQIGVDTQREVVKEEKRLRMDNQPYGNLFTTVQKNLFTNHPYNWPTIGSMEDLNGAKLEEFKAFYKKYYVPNNATLVVAGDIKPEQTKKWIQEYYGGIPKGTVYPKNFPKDTPITQEKEVTATDPNIQLPAYVFAYRTPANKEKDAYILDMLSSYLSSGKSSVLYKKLVDQEKKALQVQAFNQGLEDYGIFAFFAIPMGATTKQTLQADIDAEIKKLQTTLISQEDYQKLQNQFENQFVNANSSIQGIAASLATNHVLMGDTNLINKEIDIYRSITKQDLQNAAKKYLNPNQRVIINYVPEKK; the protein is encoded by the coding sequence ATGAAAAAACGACTTCTTAGCGTTGCAGCTGCTGCTTTTTTTGGAGTAATGCTGAATGCACAACAAATCAAATTCGAAGAATATGATTTACCAAACGGTTTACACGTAATTCTTCATCAGGATAATTCAGCACCGGTAGTAACTACAGGTGTGATGTATCATGTAGGTGCAAAAGATGAAGTGATAGGAAGAACAGGTTTTGCTCACTTTTTTGAGCACCTATTATTTGAAGGAACTCCTAATATCAAAAGAGGAGAATGGTTTAAAATCGTTTCTTCAAACGGTGGACAAAACAATGCAAATACTACCAACGACAGAACGTATTATTACGAAACTTTCCCGTCAAATAACGAGCAATTGGGTCTTTGGATGGAAGCTGAAAGATTACGTCATGCAGAAATCAACCAGATTGGTGTAGATACACAAAGAGAAGTAGTAAAAGAAGAAAAGAGACTGCGAATGGATAATCAGCCTTATGGAAATCTTTTCACAACAGTACAAAAAAATCTTTTCACCAATCACCCTTACAACTGGCCGACTATCGGTTCTATGGAAGATTTGAATGGAGCAAAACTGGAAGAATTCAAAGCTTTTTATAAAAAATATTACGTTCCGAACAACGCAACTTTGGTTGTAGCAGGAGACATCAAACCTGAACAGACCAAAAAATGGATTCAGGAATACTACGGTGGAATTCCTAAAGGAACTGTTTATCCTAAAAACTTCCCGAAAGATACTCCTATCACTCAGGAAAAAGAAGTAACAGCAACTGATCCGAATATCCAGCTTCCTGCTTATGTTTTCGCATACAGAACTCCAGCGAACAAAGAAAAAGATGCTTATATACTAGATATGCTTTCTTCTTACCTGAGCAGCGGAAAATCTTCAGTTTTATACAAAAAATTAGTAGATCAGGAGAAAAAAGCGCTTCAGGTACAGGCTTTCAACCAAGGCCTTGAAGATTACGGTATTTTTGCATTCTTTGCAATCCCGATGGGAGCTACTACGAAGCAGACTTTACAGGCGGACATTGATGCTGAAATCAAAAAGCTTCAGACCACATTGATTTCTCAGGAAGATTACCAAAAACTTCAGAATCAGTTTGAGAATCAGTTTGTAAATGCTAACTCAAGCATTCAGGGAATTGCAGCTTCATTGGCTACAAACCACGTATTGATGGGAGATACAAATTTGATCAATAAAGAAATCGACATTTACAGATCTATTACTAAACAAGATCTTCAGAATGCTGCTAAAAAGTATCTTAATCCTAACCAAAGAGTAATCATTAATTACGTACCTGAAAAAAAGTAA
- a CDS encoding glycosyltransferase family 2 protein: protein MTQKLSIVIVNYNVTQLLRKCLQSIHRYAEEIDYEIIVIDNKSTDSSWGELISEFSEVKFISSEKNEGFAIANNKAIDTANGEYLLILNPDTELEGFYLNQILNFADSKTNFGCLGVRMHDANGNFLPESKRSVPDTFNSFEKLFTNFKKKNSKSYYRNDVEEFEIAEIEVITGAFFLVKREVYQKVGGFDEKYFMYGEDIDLCYTLLKSGYQNYYYGKASILHHKGESTIKDKIYLERFYGAMQIFIDKYYRKSKPLQYSFLKAGLKLRHKIELIKLK from the coding sequence ATGACTCAAAAACTTTCAATCGTTATCGTTAATTATAATGTGACTCAGCTTTTGAGAAAATGTCTCCAGTCCATTCACAGATATGCCGAAGAAATCGACTACGAAATCATTGTAATTGATAACAAATCTACCGACAGTTCGTGGGGCGAGCTTATCTCAGAATTTTCGGAAGTGAAATTTATTTCATCCGAAAAAAATGAAGGTTTTGCGATAGCAAATAATAAAGCGATTGATACAGCTAATGGTGAATATCTTTTAATTTTAAATCCGGATACCGAATTGGAAGGTTTTTATTTAAATCAAATTTTGAATTTTGCCGATTCTAAAACCAATTTTGGCTGTTTAGGCGTAAGGATGCATGATGCTAACGGAAATTTTCTACCGGAAAGCAAACGTTCTGTTCCGGATACTTTCAATTCTTTCGAAAAGCTGTTTACAAATTTCAAAAAGAAAAATTCAAAATCATATTACCGAAATGATGTTGAAGAATTTGAAATTGCAGAAATAGAAGTGATTACCGGTGCATTTTTCCTTGTTAAAAGAGAAGTTTATCAAAAAGTTGGCGGTTTTGATGAAAAATACTTTATGTACGGTGAAGACATTGATCTGTGCTATACTTTATTGAAAAGCGGTTATCAGAATTATTATTATGGAAAAGCGTCAATCCTTCATCATAAAGGCGAAAGCACAATAAAAGATAAAATTTATCTCGAAAGATTTTACGGAGCAATGCAGATTTTCATTGATAAATACTACCGCAAGAGTAAACCTCTACAATATTCATTTCTTAAGGCCGGTTTAAAATTAAGACACAAGATAGAGCTTATTAAACTCAAATAA
- the secG gene encoding preprotein translocase subunit SecG, with translation MDTIFTLLMVLIMIASILLVIVVMAQNPKGGGLSSTFGGASSAQFGVQRTNDFMEKSTWTLGATIIVLILISVVVTGKPKQTAPGIPPMPKTEAPANQTAPASKTTAPVNVPATK, from the coding sequence ATGGATACTATATTTACACTATTGATGGTTCTTATTATGATTGCCAGCATTTTATTGGTAATCGTTGTTATGGCTCAAAATCCTAAAGGAGGCGGCCTTTCAAGTACATTCGGAGGTGCGTCTTCTGCACAGTTCGGAGTGCAGAGAACCAACGACTTCATGGAAAAATCTACATGGACTTTGGGAGCGACAATTATCGTTCTGATTTTAATCAGCGTAGTGGTAACAGGGAAACCTAAACAAACTGCACCGGGAATTCCACCAATGCCAAAAACTGAAGCTCCTGCTAATCAAACAGCTCCTGCTTCTAAAACTACAGCTCCGGTAAATGTTCCGGCTACTAAATAA
- the recR gene encoding recombination mediator RecR, with protein sequence MDYPSKVLAKAVEEISGLPGIGRKTALRLALHLLKQPNSRATGLGNSIINLVNEIKYCKECHNFSDFDICEICSNDKRSDELICIVEDVRDVIAIENTGKYRGKYLILGGKISPMEGVGPHQLNIPSIEKKLQHGHAKEFIFALSATMEGDTTAYYIYKKFKNSGIQFSSIARGISVGDELEYADEISLGRSITNRLPYNEKD encoded by the coding sequence ATGGATTATCCAAGTAAGGTATTGGCAAAAGCAGTTGAGGAAATTTCCGGACTTCCGGGAATTGGCAGGAAAACGGCATTGCGTCTTGCGCTTCATTTACTTAAACAGCCTAATTCCAGGGCGACAGGTTTGGGAAATTCTATTATCAATCTGGTCAATGAAATCAAATATTGCAAAGAATGTCATAATTTTTCAGATTTTGATATCTGCGAAATCTGCAGCAACGATAAACGCAGTGATGAGCTGATTTGCATTGTTGAAGATGTGCGTGACGTCATTGCTATAGAAAATACCGGAAAATATAGAGGAAAATATTTGATTTTAGGAGGAAAAATTTCTCCGATGGAAGGTGTGGGACCTCATCAGCTGAATATTCCAAGTATTGAAAAAAAACTGCAGCACGGCCACGCAAAAGAATTTATTTTTGCCTTGAGTGCTACGATGGAAGGTGATACCACCGCTTATTATATTTATAAAAAATTCAAAAATTCGGGCATTCAGTTTTCAAGTATTGCACGGGGAATCTCGGTAGGTGATGAATTAGAATATGCTGACGAAATTTCCTTGGGAAGATCGATCACCAACAGGCTTCCATATAACGAAAAAGATTAA
- a CDS encoding M16 family metallopeptidase, whose translation MKKQLTYIAVAFLFTGMLSAQKIDLNAMPKPGPTPAINIAQPKTFQLKNGLTVMVVENNKLPRVNMSLSMDRQPYFEGDVAGVSEIMADQLGNGTTTLSKDEFNKKIDFLGANLGFSSAGASSNSLSKYFPEVLGLMSDAIINPKFSADEIQKSKDRAIEGIKSEEKNASSIASRVSNALIYGKNTSRGEFETVESVSKIQLADVQNVYKKYYAPDNAYLVIVGDVKFDKVKPLVEKAFSNWKKANTTFAPMEPASNVAKTEINVVDVPSAVQSVVSVGNINTLKMKDPNYFPATIANYILGGGGEARLFMNLREKNGFTYGAYSSMNASKYSPDFSAEASVRNEVTDKAVKEFMNEINGISTVKADELANAKAKLKGSFIMSLEQPATIARFAVSQKVNDLPADFYTNYLKSIDKVTAADVSNAVKATVLPNQSRIFIAGKASDISEGLEKLGYPVKYYDANANPVAKPSTQKVDASVTVASVVDKYITAIGGQANLAKVSSYTMNASMSMQGQTIDIKAIKAQGGKELQLVTMGAMTLQKQVFDGKTGFSEQQGQKVAMTKEEIADNLKNTELFEELGFAKSADYKLAGIEKINGEDSYAIKAGDETHYYSVKTGLKTGKTEVQKAQGQTFTVPTTYSNYKDVAGVKMPYTITMSQMGMDMTMNVKSYEVNQAKDTDFK comes from the coding sequence ATGAAAAAGCAATTAACATATATAGCCGTAGCATTTTTATTTACAGGAATGCTTTCTGCGCAAAAAATTGACCTTAATGCAATGCCAAAACCGGGACCCACTCCTGCGATCAACATTGCCCAGCCAAAAACTTTTCAGTTAAAAAACGGTTTAACTGTAATGGTCGTTGAAAACAATAAATTGCCAAGAGTCAACATGAGCCTTTCTATGGACAGACAACCTTATTTTGAGGGTGATGTTGCAGGAGTAAGCGAAATCATGGCCGATCAGCTTGGTAACGGAACAACGACTTTAAGCAAAGACGAATTCAACAAAAAAATAGACTTTTTGGGGGCCAACTTAGGTTTCTCTTCTGCAGGAGCTTCTTCTAATTCGCTTTCAAAGTATTTTCCTGAGGTTTTAGGTTTAATGTCGGATGCGATCATCAATCCTAAATTTTCTGCTGACGAAATTCAAAAATCTAAAGACAGAGCTATTGAAGGAATCAAAAGTGAAGAAAAAAATGCTTCATCAATCGCTTCAAGAGTTTCGAACGCTTTGATCTACGGAAAAAATACTTCAAGAGGAGAATTTGAAACGGTAGAATCTGTAAGCAAAATCCAATTAGCTGACGTACAGAACGTTTACAAAAAATATTACGCTCCGGATAACGCTTATCTGGTAATCGTAGGTGATGTAAAGTTTGACAAGGTAAAACCTTTGGTAGAAAAAGCATTCAGCAACTGGAAAAAAGCCAACACTACTTTTGCTCCAATGGAACCGGCTTCTAATGTTGCAAAAACAGAGATCAACGTAGTAGATGTTCCTTCTGCCGTGCAGTCTGTAGTTTCTGTAGGAAATATCAACACGCTGAAAATGAAAGATCCTAATTATTTTCCTGCTACAATTGCCAACTACATCTTAGGTGGCGGTGGTGAAGCAAGACTTTTCATGAATCTTCGTGAGAAAAACGGCTTTACTTACGGTGCTTACTCAAGCATGAATGCGAGCAAATATTCTCCTGATTTCTCAGCTGAAGCAAGCGTTAGAAATGAAGTTACTGATAAAGCAGTAAAAGAATTCATGAATGAAATCAACGGGATTTCTACAGTGAAAGCAGACGAATTGGCAAATGCAAAAGCTAAGTTGAAAGGAAGCTTCATCATGTCACTAGAGCAGCCTGCAACAATCGCAAGATTTGCAGTAAGCCAGAAAGTAAATGATCTTCCTGCCGATTTTTATACGAATTATTTAAAATCAATTGATAAAGTAACTGCAGCGGATGTTTCAAATGCTGTAAAAGCTACAGTTTTACCAAACCAAAGCAGAATCTTCATCGCAGGTAAAGCGTCTGATATCTCTGAAGGTTTAGAAAAATTGGGGTACCCTGTAAAATATTATGATGCCAATGCAAATCCGGTTGCAAAACCTTCTACTCAAAAAGTTGATGCAAGCGTAACCGTTGCTTCGGTTGTAGATAAATATATTACTGCAATCGGCGGGCAAGCAAATCTTGCAAAAGTTTCTTCTTATACAATGAATGCTTCTATGTCTATGCAAGGTCAGACTATAGATATCAAAGCAATCAAAGCACAAGGAGGAAAAGAGCTTCAATTAGTTACTATGGGAGCAATGACTCTTCAGAAGCAGGTTTTTGACGGAAAAACAGGATTTTCTGAGCAACAAGGTCAGAAAGTAGCAATGACAAAAGAAGAAATCGCAGACAATCTGAAAAATACTGAACTTTTCGAAGAATTAGGTTTTGCTAAATCTGCAGATTATAAATTGGCAGGAATTGAAAAAATTAACGGAGAAGATTCTTATGCAATCAAGGCGGGCGATGAGACTCATTATTATAGCGTAAAAACCGGTTTGAAAACAGGTAAAACTGAAGTACAAAAGGCCCAGGGACAGACATTCACAGTTCCTACAACGTATTCAAACTATAAAGATGTGGCAGGTGTGAAGATGCCTTATACCATTACGATGAGCCAGATGGGGATGGATATGACGATGAATGTAAAATCTTACGAGGTTAATCAGGCTAAAGACACTGATTTCAAATAA